One stretch of Microvirga lotononidis DNA includes these proteins:
- a CDS encoding glycosyl hydrolase family 8, protein MTPWTSRPISLFPWLCAALFLVMAPMASSQTLSVQPLNVVGTVSPADWEAYRSRFVEDNGRVVDTANGNISHSEGQGYGLLLALAAADRSAFERIWNFTFTELLIRDDGLAAWKWDPASKPRVTDRNNATDGDLLIAYALAKAGAAWQEPRYTTAAQKLAKAIGKTTFSRNGPSLTLLPGAHGFGASDRPDGPVVNLSYWVFEAFPVMAALAPEYEWSRVWRDGVMLLQQTTSGRIRLPADWISLHNGLQPQPADGFPPEFGYNSLRIPLYLYESRND, encoded by the coding sequence ATGACGCCATGGACGAGCCGGCCCATCTCGCTTTTCCCCTGGCTCTGTGCCGCCCTGTTCCTTGTCATGGCGCCGATGGCATCCTCCCAGACCCTGTCCGTTCAACCCTTGAACGTGGTGGGAACTGTCTCGCCGGCCGACTGGGAGGCCTATCGCTCGCGCTTCGTGGAAGATAACGGACGCGTGGTCGATACCGCCAACGGCAATATCAGCCACAGCGAAGGTCAGGGATACGGGCTTCTGCTCGCCCTTGCCGCGGCCGACCGGAGCGCCTTCGAGCGGATCTGGAACTTCACCTTTACCGAGCTTCTCATTCGGGACGATGGTCTGGCTGCGTGGAAGTGGGATCCGGCCTCGAAGCCGCGGGTGACGGACCGCAACAATGCCACCGACGGCGACCTGCTCATCGCCTATGCCCTGGCCAAGGCCGGCGCGGCCTGGCAGGAGCCCCGCTACACGACAGCCGCGCAGAAGCTCGCCAAGGCCATCGGCAAGACCACATTCAGCCGTAACGGGCCATCCCTGACCCTCCTGCCCGGCGCCCATGGCTTCGGCGCATCCGACCGTCCCGATGGCCCCGTCGTCAACCTTTCCTATTGGGTCTTCGAAGCCTTTCCGGTGATGGCCGCCCTGGCGCCCGAATACGAGTGGAGCCGGGTCTGGCGTGACGGCGTGATGCTGCTGCAGCAGACAACCTCCGGCCGCATCAGGCTCCCGGCCGACTGGATCTCGCTTCACAACGGCCTCCAACCGCAACCTGCGGATGGCTTTCCGCCCGAGTTTGGTTACAACTCGTTAAGGATACCGCTTTACCTGTATGAGAGCAGGAATGACTGA